One stretch of Chryseobacterium fluminis DNA includes these proteins:
- a CDS encoding cryptochrome/photolyase family protein codes for MEKVNVFWFRRDLRLNDNAGLYHALKSGARVVPVFIFDTDILDRLENKSDKRVDYIHQALQQMHTVLKSHGSALSIYHGKPLDIFRKLTEKYDIEAVFCNRDYEPQAIKRDQEVEKFLHNNHIGFKDYKDQVIFEKSEVVKNDGTPYTVFTPYSKKWLEHFNKDNFREFTTDFSRFLSYTSHFPELEDIGFQKTDLEFIQPVLENKIIDTYEQYRDFPALDHTTHLGVALRFGTVSVRKCVGFALEHNQTWLKELIWREFFMQILYHFPKVVRHCFKEKYENISWRNDEKEFQRWCEGKTGYPIVDAGMRQLNETGFMHNRVRMIVASFLTKHLLIDWRWGEAYFAEKLLDYELSSNNGNWQWAAGCGCDAAPYFRVFNPSEQTKKFDKNLKYIKSWLSEKEMSSEPIVEHTFARQRALDAYGKAVKEN; via the coding sequence ATGGAGAAAGTGAATGTTTTCTGGTTTCGCAGGGATTTAAGATTAAATGATAACGCAGGATTATATCATGCCCTCAAATCAGGCGCCAGGGTAGTGCCCGTTTTTATTTTTGATACGGATATCCTGGATAGGCTCGAAAACAAAAGCGATAAAAGAGTAGATTATATCCACCAGGCTTTGCAGCAGATGCATACCGTCCTGAAATCACATGGAAGTGCCTTAAGCATCTATCATGGTAAACCCCTTGATATTTTCAGAAAACTGACTGAAAAATACGATATTGAAGCGGTATTCTGTAACAGAGATTACGAACCCCAGGCCATAAAACGGGATCAGGAAGTTGAAAAATTTCTTCACAATAATCATATCGGTTTTAAAGATTATAAAGACCAGGTAATCTTTGAAAAAAGTGAAGTCGTAAAAAATGACGGAACACCGTATACTGTATTTACACCATATTCAAAAAAGTGGCTTGAACATTTCAATAAAGATAATTTCAGAGAATTCACAACCGATTTTTCCCGGTTTCTTTCCTATACATCGCATTTTCCGGAATTGGAAGATATAGGTTTCCAAAAAACAGACCTGGAATTCATCCAGCCGGTGCTGGAAAATAAAATTATTGATACCTATGAGCAGTACAGGGATTTTCCGGCTCTGGACCATACCACTCATCTGGGGGTAGCACTGCGCTTTGGAACGGTCTCGGTTCGCAAATGTGTGGGTTTTGCATTAGAGCACAACCAGACGTGGCTGAAGGAACTGATCTGGAGAGAATTTTTTATGCAGATTTTATATCATTTCCCAAAAGTAGTCCGTCACTGTTTCAAAGAGAAATATGAAAATATCAGTTGGCGGAATGATGAAAAAGAGTTTCAACGGTGGTGCGAAGGTAAAACCGGATATCCGATCGTGGATGCAGGAATGAGGCAGCTTAACGAAACAGGGTTTATGCATAACAGAGTACGGATGATCGTTGCCAGCTTTCTTACAAAACATCTTTTGATCGACTGGCGCTGGGGAGAGGCCTATTTCGCAGAAAAACTCCTGGATTATGAGTTGTCATCCAATAACGGAAACTGGCAGTGGGCGGCAGGATGCGGATGTGATGCTGCACCCTATTTCAGAGTTTTCAATCCCTCGGAGCAGACTAAAAAATTCGATAAAAATCTGAAATATATTAAATCCTGGCTTTCTGAAAAAGAAATGAGCAGCGAACCTATCGTTGAGCACACTTTCGCAAGACAGAGGGCTCTGGATGCGTACGGAAAAGCCGTGAAAGAAAATTAA
- a CDS encoding efflux RND transporter periplasmic adaptor subunit — MAILFSVSCSKAEKIKDQQAADVPVLKIREKDTLVTNQFVTDIQAKKNVEIRARIGGIIQKTYVNEGQFVKKGQPLFKINDAELQMELLKANAALKQADAEVRIAEVELKQIESLHAKKFVAGNELEMVKARLSSARAKRSYADAEKRTVLQKISFTNLVAPFDGVIDTIPYKDGSLVENGSLLTTLSQLNEVYAYFSIPENMYFELLASDRLGKHQKIELTLPNGVNYEYNGTLKTAEGEIDRATGSIRYKVVFPNPDHLIKHGTSGKLVISEYQPKSIIIPQKSTFSIQDKTYVFAVDGQNKVKMTNIRIGTTLRDSYLVENGLKNGDLIIYEGTQSLKDGDRITIKKKL, encoded by the coding sequence ATGGCAATATTATTCTCTGTGTCATGCAGTAAAGCCGAAAAAATAAAAGATCAGCAAGCCGCCGATGTTCCCGTCCTTAAAATCCGGGAAAAAGATACACTGGTTACCAATCAGTTTGTAACGGATATTCAGGCTAAAAAAAATGTCGAAATCCGTGCCAGAATTGGAGGAATTATCCAGAAAACGTACGTTAATGAAGGGCAGTTTGTCAAAAAAGGGCAGCCTTTATTTAAGATTAATGATGCCGAGCTTCAGATGGAACTGCTGAAAGCCAATGCGGCCCTGAAGCAGGCGGATGCAGAGGTGCGTATTGCTGAAGTGGAACTGAAGCAGATTGAAAGCCTGCACGCCAAAAAATTTGTAGCCGGTAATGAGCTGGAAATGGTGAAAGCCCGCCTCTCATCCGCCCGCGCAAAACGCTCCTATGCCGATGCCGAAAAAAGAACAGTTCTGCAGAAAATCAGCTTTACCAATCTGGTTGCCCCTTTCGACGGAGTCATAGATACCATTCCCTATAAAGACGGAAGCCTCGTTGAAAACGGATCTCTCCTGACCACTTTATCTCAGCTGAACGAAGTCTACGCCTATTTCTCCATTCCCGAAAATATGTATTTTGAGTTGCTGGCAAGCGACAGGCTCGGAAAACATCAGAAAATTGAACTCACGCTGCCCAACGGCGTTAACTATGAGTATAACGGGACACTAAAAACCGCAGAAGGGGAAATAGACCGTGCCACAGGATCAATCCGGTATAAAGTGGTTTTTCCGAATCCCGATCATCTGATCAAGCACGGAACTTCCGGAAAGCTCGTTATTTCGGAATATCAGCCCAAATCTATTATCATTCCGCAGAAATCTACTTTTTCCATTCAGGATAAAACCTATGTTTTTGCCGTTGACGGCCAGAATAAAGTGAAGATGACCAACATCCGGATAGGAACGACGCTGAGAGATTCCTACCTCGTAGAAAACGGGCTTAAGAACGGTGATTTAATTATTTATGAAGGTACACAGTCCCTGAAAGACGGTGACAGGATTACTATTAAAAAGAAACTCTAA